In Actinomycetota bacterium, one genomic interval encodes:
- a CDS encoding cobalamin B12-binding domain-containing protein, whose product MPAGKIRVVVAKPGLDGHDRGAKVVARALRDAGMEVIYTGLHQTPEQIVETAIQEDADAVGLSIHSGAHMTLFPKVLDLLRERGVNDVIVFGGGIIPKEDIAVLQEKGIAAIFTPGAATSEIVEWLRKTIGSAA is encoded by the coding sequence GTGCCTGCAGGAAAGATCCGCGTCGTCGTCGCCAAGCCGGGACTCGACGGGCACGATCGAGGAGCCAAGGTCGTCGCGCGCGCGTTGCGCGACGCCGGGATGGAGGTCATCTACACCGGCCTTCACCAGACTCCCGAGCAGATCGTGGAGACCGCTATTCAAGAGGACGCCGACGCCGTCGGCCTGTCGATTCACTCGGGCGCGCACATGACGCTGTTTCCCAAGGTGCTGGATCTGCTCCGCGAACGCGGCGTCAACGACGTCATCGTCTTCGGCGGCGGCATCATTCCCAAGGAAGACATTGCCGTGCTTCAAGAGAAGGGGATCGCTGCGATCTTCACTCCAGGGGCGGCGACGTCCGAGATCGTCGAGTGGCTACGCAAGACAATAGGGAGCGCTGCCTAG